GCTGTAATTTCTGTGTTAGATGACTCAGAAGACCATGTTGAGCACTTGGTCTCGACTGTACAAGGCGTTTGCTCGCTGCTCTGCTCTCGTGGCCACAGCTGAAGAGAACGTGTGCTGTGAAGAGTTGTGTGCCAGGATATCTTCTGCACTGGATAGTGAAGCCCTGAAGGTATATAGCTTACATGGGACATGGCAGTTTTGTAAGGACATGcaatttcattatatttattttctaattaatgGATCTCTGTTTTCCGCTGTCTAGAATTTGTCCACTCTTGATGCAGTAGCAAATATCTTGATGTCCATTATTGAAAATGTGGACTTCTCTCCATTTACCCCTCAGTTTCAgcagaaaatgaaatgtaagaTTTCATGTATTTTGGTTTAGTTGGAAGGATAGATTTTCTTTAATggttttacatttaacattgaACCTTTCCCTTCTTAGCCCCTCACACCCCGCTACGCTGGGTTCGGAAGAGGAACAAAGCTCTGGGGAATCTCTCAACCTTTCATGCGCTCTTTGTGCAGTCTTTAGAAGTTTTCATAACTTTGGCCTCTTCAGAGGCAAACAGTACAGTTTTAAGTGGCATTGGTGCAATGCTCTTCTCCATTGTCTCGATTCTTTTCACCAACATTTCACTGCCCACTGTTATTCAAGAGTCATTGGCTTCCCTCACAAAACCTCTTGCGCTTCTTTATGGTCCAGTTATAAGGTGAGTTTTCTGTATTTTAGACTACTAGACCTGAATACTCAACACATACtgaatgcagtttttttttctcttactaCATGTAGTTCAGAAGGTCAACAGTCAAAGACCCACACTATGCTAGCATTCAAGGTAAATGCGTTGCTGAAGTAGAAGTTGCTAATAAATACCAATAGATAAGCCTTTTGTTACAATCCTGCCATCCTATTTAaaaattagttttgtttttttgtttgttttttttctcttaaatttagttggaaaagctggtagGAGATGTGTTTGGCATCCTGCAAACACGTTCGGCAGTGCAGTATAATGATGAGCTGCTGGAGATTTTGTCTCCTTTGCTCTGTGTACTTTTCCAAAACAAGAGCAAACACATCCGCTCTGTCATGACTCAGTTCTGGAATGGCACTTTTGGAAACGCTCTTGTGCTGACGTACCCTGAcagtctcaggtgtgtgtgaattgTATGCATAAAAAAGCATTAAACTTGAAGCATTTAAGTTGTTTATTGTGTCTATTAATAATGATTTTACAGTATTCCTTGTCTGGCATTATACAAAATGTGCCTTGACTCATAAGAAAAAATTCTTCTAGGCCTGTTTTAAATCAAGCTAAGCAGAAGTCTCCCTTAATATTACCTGGCTTTCGAGCAGTTGAAAACTCGGAGGATTTCAGCGGACAGTGCTCAGTAAGTTCACTCTAGTATTTTTAGCTTCAGACCAAATCGCATTAATAAAAACACGACtaaatagtataatatataaacttatAATGCTTTAGTAATCTAAGTACACTTTTTATACTCCATGTTGTGTATTGAATGACGTCCACTGGTATAATCACACCACCTGGATCAAATGGTTTACCAAATGTACTTAccttttattgttcattttgttttgagCAGAGTGAATGTTCTCAACTTGACACCAAAATCAGTGGGATGATGGTGACCTCAGTAGGAAAGAGAGAATCCTTACTGACTAGGGCAGCAGAGCTACAGCAGAGGAGTTCTGGAACACCTTCCAAGCCTGTATCTGTAAATAACTTGAAATGATACCCTTTAACTTCGGATCTTATCGGTTGTATCATACATTCTGTCTGATGGTCGTATGACATTTGCAGGTGAAATTGGATTTCGGGTCTCCGAAGCCACCACACAAAGAAGTTCTTGAGGAGGAGGCATCAGTAGATTTTGTCTTTATTCCACCTGAGGCAAAGGAGAGAGTACTTACTGAACATCAGAAGGAGGTCAAAAGAACTAAAAGGTACTAAAAGTAGCAGATTGTGTAGTGTAGCAAAATGTCTCTTACTCAAACTTGTTTTTTATGTACTGCTTTATTCCATATTTTATAGGGTTGACATCCCTGCTATGTACAATAATTTGGATGCCTCTTTGGATACTACAGTctttacacagtacacacagagtCAAGAGGAGTCCATgtatgtactgttttttttgcattagtGTCATAATCTCAGCATCTGTCTCCTTTCAGTACAGAGCTGTTTACTAGCATGTGTTTCAATTTAGGGACAAACTGCCAACACAGGAACAAGCTGAGGCCAAAGAAATTGATATGACTGAAGCGAAGGTAAGGCTGTGTATATCTGACTGCACTGTATTGCACATGTATTATTATGAGAATTTTAATAATTAGAACAACAGCTCAAGTAGTAAATTGGTTATTTTTGTAATCCATAGGATTTAAAGGACAAAGCATCATATGTAATTGATGATCAGAAAGTGCAAGATAACATCAATCCAGACCTTGCTGCACAAGAAAAAGCAACAATTTACCGAAAAGAAAACCAAACTACCGAAGTGCTGTTTTCTCTGGATGTCACCGCTTCAGATGCTGGTGTACATCAGGATTCTGAGAGCCAAAGCCCAAATGTGTCCAGTTCTTCTGACATGATCTCTGGTACTCCACCAAAGCCTAGCAGTCGACGTCAGTCCTTCATAACCCTAGAGAAATATGGAGAGGATAGGCCAACTAATTCTGCAAGTGTTACAAAATTTACTGGCCCACTCTCTAGGACTTCTTTTAGTCAGGAGCCACAAAAGTCACAAATTGACTCAAACCTGCCTTCACCTTCTTACTCACAGCCAGAAACTGGTAAAGAGGTATCTAAGGAATCTGCTGCTAATATTACCGAGGATTCTACTAATAAGTCTGATGGACTGGAGATAGAGGCAGAGTTAAGCTCGGTAGCTACATGTCCAAGTGAAGGCACAGAAGATGATGTGATCCCAGACACCCAAAACCCAGAGCTGACTGAGGTAGCTGATCCTGACAAGTCCTTAGACAAATCCAGTGTCGAGGTGAATACGGAAATTGCCTCCCCTGGAAGAAAATCTGAAGTTTTTGTTGCTTCTCAGGATTCAAGTCCAGTTGAACCAAGGAGGTCCGGTAGACGCAGAAGTAGGCCTGTTCTGCCAGGGGAAGTGTCTGATCAGGACTCAAAAGGCAAGAAAAAGCTTTCTGTTAATGCATCAGCTTTGAATGATGCACAGAAACCTGCACCTGTCAAGAACAATTTGCCTACAAGAACCAGAAGAAGTCGAGTCCATGAAGAGAACAAGAGCGAAAGTGTCAAACTGCAAAACCTCGAACAAAAAGATGAACGGAGAGATTCACTGGTACCATCTCTGGCTATCACAAACTCATCACGGGGAAGAAAAAGTAGGAGTAAAGCTATTACCCAGACTGAGCAGTCTCCTTTAAGTTCATCAGATGATAAGGAGGAGTCTCCTCTTAATCAGTCACATAGTCAGTCACATGGTAGGCCTGTAAGGCGGACCAGATTAAGCAATGCTAATGCAGACGTTTcggacaaaacacacagagttgAGAACTCTCAGGAGGACTCTCCAGTTAGTGTATCCAAACACATGGATAGTTCTGCATCTGATGCTGATAGCCAGTCACCTGCCAGACCAAGAAGAGCAAGAAGGTCTGAAGCAGCTGAAGCACAAAACAAAGAGAAGCCTGGGCTTAGAAATGAACAAGTTTGTGATCCAGGTCATGCTcagacaccaacaaccacaaAAGTCAAATCGGGTAGGCGGAAGAAGGCTAATGAAGAGAATTCTGAATGCTCACAGGTTAATGACCTCAGTGAGCTACAGGACAATTCTCAAGGGCGTGGCAAATATAGAACTCGTCGGTCATCTCAAGCCTTGTTAGCATCTGGTGAGAACTCTGAGTCAGATGCGTCTGATACCCGTGACGGACAAAAACCTAAAAGAGCTAGAGGGTATAAATCACCTGAAATAACCCCAAGCGCAGTGATTAATGAAAATGCTCATGTGGATGTGTTGGGCAAGGAAGATGAAGGTAGCATTTCAGTTCCAATGGAGGTGCCTAAAAATGATCCAGAAGCCTGTTTAGTTGTTGGTCCACTGATGGATATCTTGAATATCATTGAATCTGCTGACAAAGTTGAAGCCCCTGTAGCTGAAATCCAAGCAAATGAACATTACACTTCTGATGTAAAATCAGCTGATGATGAGCAACAAAGTGACTCTAAAATTCAAATGGATTCCGATAAAGAGGAGTCTGTTAACACTGTTCTGGAAGAGAGGACCGTTGTGAACGAAGCCCTTCCATCTTCACAGAACAGCCTACAAAGTGACTCTAAAAAGCAAATGGATTCCGATAAAGAGGAGTCTGTTAACACGGTTCTGGAAGAGAGGACCGTTGTGAACGAAGCCCTTCCATCTTCACAGAACAGCCTACAAAGTGACTCTAAAAAGCAAATGGATTCCGATAAAGAGGAGTCTGTTAACACTGTTCTGGAAGAGAGGACCGTTGTGAACGAAGCTCTTCCATCTTCACAGAACAGCCTACAGCTAGCTCAAAACGTTGAGGTCAAGTCTCTGAAACCCCGTAAATGTCCTCATAGCAAAAGAAGTCGTTGGCGCAGACAGTCCACTAACTGTAAATGCCTCCAAGCTGGCAGCACACCTTCAAAAGAAGAATGCAGTAATTCACAAGATGTACAGAATATCACTGAAAACATGGTTCAACTTGAATCAAGCAGCCTGCCACCTGAAGCAGTGTTGAACAGTATTACATCTGTCTTACCGGAAAAAGAGAGTGTGGTACTTCAAGATAATTGTCCTACTGTCGCTAATGCacaatcttcttcttcatctttgcCCATCTTTACTGAAGCAGAGGTGCCTGCTGTAAGCCTAGTGGAAAAGCCAAATGAAAGCATTTCCCAGTCCTCTGATGTGATTGATGCAAGAGAGGCAGAGGAATGCAGCAAAGACACCATAGATGACGCAGAGAATAAACATGAGGAAACTGAACaagataaaaatgtttcaaaagaTAAGTCTACCCAGGAACAACCAGAGGAAGATCCAGGTGCACCAGAGGTCTCTCCCAGCCCTAGCCAATCTGTTGAGGATAAACCAATGTACCAGGAACAGTCTGAGTCTCCTGTCAGTCAGGAGGAAATTGTTCACAGCGGAGAAGAAACTGAGATGCCAGAAAAGGAGGAACTTGTGCCTGAGCTGGAAGGTGCAATTACTGCACTCCCAGAGGGCACTGAACTAGACCGGTTCCCACAGGAAGAGGGAGATGATGGTGAAGCAACACAAATAGATAATGATCTTCAACCTGAGACTGCGCTACACTGTGAAGCATCTGTACCTCTGCAAACTGCCTTATCGGAAGCATGCTTGGACTCTCCACCAAAAGAGAAGTCTTCAGATTCGCTCTGTGGAAACACAGAAGTGAGGCAGAGTCCCAGTAATAGTGTAACACGTGGTGTATGGTCACCATCAGCTTCTCCATCTACAAGCATTCTGAAGAAAGGGCTGAAGAGGCAATGTGAGGAAGATACTCCATCACCTCTCATCAAGGTAGTGTTCTGAGGAGAAAATGTTTGGTAAAGATCAAAAGCTTAATTCTGACCTAGTGTGCCTAGGaaaattgtttaaattttaCAACAGGGAGCATATTATGGGTGTTTCTTTTTCCCTTCCATAGTCTCGCAGAGTGTCCTTCGCAAATCCGATATACCAGCAGGAACTCGCTGATGATATTGACCGCCGCAGTCCAGTAATACGAACCAGCTCTCCAAAATCAAAAGCAGTTGGACAGCCTAAGGTATGAGGATTAATATTCCCATATTTCTAAGACATAAGAGCAAATTACAAGTGAGTTTAAATTAATTGGAAGCTaattttattacagtatattacaacGCCTACAAAAGGCCTGTTGTCCCTTAGCCCTCGCAACCTTCGCACTCCCGGTTACAAGAGTTCAAAGAAATGCCTGGTATTTGTTTCTATATGTTATTCCCGGAAACTTTTATATaacttttattttgcacattttgatAGTCTGGACAGGCTTTATAATCATATCATATATAACCAACAGATCTCAGAAATGAGCCAGGAGCCCCGACCTATTCCAAAGGATTGTGTTTATCCTGCTCTTGTCTGCTGTTCGACTCCTGTGGAGGCCGTTCTGCCCCAGATTTCTTCTGCAATGTGGTAAGTTATAATTCGGATCACATTTGATCTTGTAAAGTTCAGTTGCACTATCAGAGGTCAGTTTCATCCAATTTGTCTACACTAACCTACTTTTCATTACATTCTTGTGTGCATTTTATGCTGCCTAAAATGTTCACTGGCTTCCGCTTAGTTACaatttttatggttttataGGTTGGCCCCAGTGCCCCAAGATATGTTGATTAACTCAGGGCAAACagattccttttttctttttacctcttgtctgaataaaaatgactgcAGTTCATGATCACAATATTTTCTCTTTGTACCTAGGCCTCGGGGCTTTGGTCAGCTTGTGCGTGCTAGAAATATTAAAACGGTTGGAGATCTGAGCGCTCTTTCCCCAAACGAAATCAAGTTGCTGCCTATTCGCTCACCGAAAGTGTCAAATCTCAAAAAAGCACTGAAAACCTATTATGAGCAGCAGGTAAAGTCAAACAATTGCTTAATTGTCAATATTTTACTTAGCTGATAttgtatttacaaatgtttgatTGATCTATTAAGCGCAAAGGGCGGCCAGATGACCTGAAAAGCTTTGATGTGATGGAGAAAATGACCTCTGAGCCTGAGGAGACACCTGCAGCTCCAAATGAGGAGGACCAGATGTCTGGAGATGGACAAGGTACAGCTGACAGATTTACCGTATAGATATCCTGTATCCTGTAAGAAAGACTAAACAGAAATTCACCTAATTTTCAAAAAGATACCAGACATTGACAtggggctttttttttacctgcagaAATCCTCTCATCAGAAATGCCATCTACAGTAGAGCAGAAACAAGAAGAACCAATGCCTGTGGATCTGCTATCAGATGTTGCTGCTCTGGGATCTCGTCTCACCCACGACGAGCTCAGTCGTTGTTCACCAATGGAACTGGGTCTGATGCATGAACAACTCAGTGGCATGATGAGGAGTATTGTGGATCATCTTCAGTCACGTTTAGTCAGCAACCTTGAGGACAGTTTGTCATGATGGCAACCAGTATTTTCATCCTCAGCCTTCTACATGGAACATTCCTCActggtttttaatgttttcGTCAGTGGACAACTTGGTTTTTAGTGATCGTTTTAGCTGTGGGTCGTATCATCTTTTCCAAACTGATGGGATGGGTCTGCAAATACCTGCTTTGAGATTAAAAGCTTGTACTATGTTTCCTATTGAGTGCATTATATGGATCGATTGGCCTCGCTTAGCCTTTTAGTGGCACTTCTTAAAGAAATCCATGCAGACCAGAATGCAGATGGCACTTTTAGTACTACaatactttttttgtttttaatttttttgtttaaataaaggaTTGAAGGTGTAAGAGTGTTGTTTTTAACTGAGACTTTACCAGCATGAACAATTGCCttggaaaattatttattatggaACATCAATAATTTGTAGGCCACATGGTGATCCTTTTATACACCTGCCACTTCCAAGATGTAATGATATGTTTTATAGTTCATGTTAGTCTTTGTTGTACTTTTTTTGGTTAATATCTAAGACTGCCAGTGAACAGTATAGAATTGAACGCAGTAAATTACATTGCAGCCAGATATGAAGAAATTAGCTTTAATCTGTAGAAAGGTGTAAAATCAACAAGGCTAAGAGTAACAAATCTCAGTGCTACTGTGACCATTTCTTCAGTCCCTGGCAGCCTTATGTAAgatatttaacatttcatttcattcatttgtttagagTTCTATATTCATAACAAACCTCATGTGAGGAGCTTAGTTCATGTCTTCTGTTATCAGTAGTTTATCACTATTGCTAACTCAACACAAGGACAAacgagtgttttatttttttttgtttttaaagcgaTATTTACTAAAAGTGGAAATGCATGTGGCTGCATGCAATGTTGTGTAATAAAACCATCTAAAACCtggattcattttaataatttatgcatcaaataaattgaattacatAAGGCTACATATTCAGGACAAGACACAGATATACTGCAGAAGCGTGGTGTGCTTTATTAGCTATTGAGCCAAAATGTGACTCTTAACCCTAGACCTAGGGAATTggaagaacaaaacacacatgcaacTTGTGTCCAGCCTTTAGCAAAGGAGGGAAGAGGCTTGTTTCTTGGAACTCTTCAGTGTACATTTTTGTATGTGGGGAACTATGGTTACTCCACAATTTCcaagttgtgattttttttttttctccataattACGGTTTACTAATATCTTTTTTCAGTTGTACAATTTTTAGTTGAGTGTCAGATATTCTTTACAGCAAAGCCCATCTCTTCTTGTGCAAAAGATCCAATGctggaagaggaagatgaagcCTTCTCTGATACCAACAGAATCGGTTAATTTTCAGCAATATACAAAATAATGGGCTTTCAAATGATGATCTAGGTTTGATACATGATACATCTATTGTTTGTCAAGTTTATGTGTCACATCCACAAAGGATTTTTTGAGTCGGGCACAAACAAAACTGCACATAATATGAAGGCAGACAATCAGGAGTCTATTCTAAACTAAAGCTTCTATCAACTACACATAAACTAGCTAAATGCTAGAGATGCTTAGCCCTGTGGATGTATCATAATCGCACTCGTATTTAGATCGCCTCTACGTAGTTGGCGGGCAGCATGCCGGTCTTTCCAGTACGCTGCACTGTGCCATACATCCAGCCCTCATCAATGGACTGGACGTTCACGATGACATCGCCATCTTTGAAGGTCACCTCGTCATTGTCGGCAGCAGCGTAGTCATACATGGCACGAACAGTTTTCTgttgagagagaaaatatatttaaagatttGTGTAAAGTTAGTGTATCAATTACATGTATTACAGAAATCTGTAGAAATACATACCCCAGTGGTGGAGGGGTGTGAGGGCACAGAAGACACAGTGGTCTGCTGGGTGACCACAGAAGAAGATCTCTGCTGAAGTTCAACTGTTTTGGCCTGCTGGTAGCCTGTAAGACAGAAAAGGAAGGATTTGAATTAGAAGTCTTTTACACATCAATAACTGATCCATTAAGATCCTAAGAGAACACTTTTTATTATAGCAATTTAATGTCACGTGCATGTACCAATGGTATGAGTGGGGAATCCATTGCTGTAGAGGGACATCTGGTGGTCCACGTTCTCGGACAGCTCAGATTTCTCATCACCTAAGCCACTCATGGCACTTGTCGAGCGAGAGTGCTCCTTACTACGGCGCTGAGCTTGAACTGAAAGATGAAATTTCACAGTGTGTTAAGGTGTTAAATTCttactcaaataaaaaaaaaagagtagctTGAAGTATGTGAATAAAGGTTACTGTCTACACTAAAATATAtgtaagaaattaaaaacaaaaagatttgaACTGAAACTAAAGtcagaatattttttaacatgatTTGCAAATttataattaagtaaaaaaaaatgtaatgtttttgtacGAGAGAAGGTTgctatttatacatttatttaattttctgacAATACAGAATCTGAAATGAAACCATCTCATTCAACTgaaatattaaattgtttaaaaaaaatctttctttttttataaagataCCTTTAATGTACAAAGACAACTGATGTTGTATTCTACAACTGATGGTGTAACTGTGGTATTCATATACACTACTATGAATGTAATGTGTTACATACTATTTGCTATCAATCAAACAGAAAAGAGACTGATATTGCTAGCTGGGCAAAAGAATCGAAAATTATACTTAATTTTTATGAGCACACAATTTGCTttgatattttcttttgttagtGATTCAAATGAAGTCCAGGGCAATGTAGTAATGTAACATTGTAATGTCTGTAATCTGTAACCTACCTGACATCATGTGGAGACTTCTAGACTGGATATTATCTTCAGCAGGATCATAGTCAAACACAGAGCCAGGGTTTGTACGCCAGACACGCAGGTCTAGAAATGATACAGAGGTTAGTTATGTGTTAATTCTTCCTAAACATAGTGGTATACAAATGTAAGGAAGTGTATAGGAGTAAAGTTGCTGttagtgtatttttgtgtttcaaTGAGCTGACCAGTGGTAGTTTCCTGGTCATGCTCTATAGCACGTCTCCTCTCCATTTCCACAACACGCCTCTGAATGCCACGGTAGCTGATGTCACTGAAGTCCTGAGTGTTTCTCTTTACACGTTCGGTCACCAGGTCAGTGATGGTAGGAGTGAAGCTTCCCTTATTCTTCTCAAAGTCCTGGTGGTATTGTACCTGAGAGACAAACGCATCATCCATGTTATTCCAGATGTTCTAACAAGCCACAA
The genomic region above belongs to Tachysurus vachellii isolate PV-2020 chromosome 8, HZAU_Pvac_v1, whole genome shotgun sequence and contains:
- the rif1 gene encoding telomere-associated protein RIF1 isoform X1 — its product is MMATVPMSSSSLLPLLGTLEDIAAGVSEQTDAYLTIANRLSGEDGRQFFPLIVKHFSRLGKAFQTHISSENEELRQAALQALGFCVFSTHIVSGIPANFAEEILLTLCALVLKSTDKNTCTRALWVISKQNFSAEVVAKKTPEILKTLEALQTKDIQSVLTDHESLNVVIKLLEQAPVQMGEGAVLWIKLIVPLVVHSASKVRLRAAAALEMGMPLLLQKQQEVAAIVEPMMSSKLIPEMQKLFSTKNESNVLKLWPLFVKLLGKLLHKGGAFINSLLYLEELGFRSSSPSIKKIAFLAWKSLIDNFALNPDILCSSKRLKLLMQPLSSILVRTEALLLTKLEVWWYLVVKLGPNLSANFEQVGVPLLLSTLPPDASSVSPATPARNTSHSNGIGLVTPKPGGPSCSSPGASSHLSLNSSVSTPLSYASIQLLGLEMLLHYFLGSQASAAAAKNNLQLSLEPLTHNLLTSHSFFSKHSSTLISAVRDGFISVGKDAPEALLRLIWTSLVGHVNTTIEAAGNKKERQGSEVLTLLLQALQSIVSSEALPAPRALALLEATVKAIPQKVLGSAAYQVANMDVLNGTPALFLILLFYKSSMLSSFVTYEGFFVCLETLVTCGLCGPTSPLAFGESVLGTVSGSVESVENKEHLWRMWSVVVNPLTDTITQTNEVNQGDALEHNFSAIHSALMFPITHLLPGSGLPQMTQKTMLSTWSRLYKAFARCSALVATAEENVCCEELCARISSALDSEALKNLSTLDAVANILMSIIENVDFSPFTPQFQQKMKSPHTPLRWVRKRNKALGNLSTFHALFVQSLEVFITLASSEANSTVLSGIGAMLFSIVSILFTNISLPTVIQESLASLTKPLALLYGPVISSEGQQSKTHTMLAFKLEKLVGDVFGILQTRSAVQYNDELLEILSPLLCVLFQNKSKHIRSVMTQFWNGTFGNALVLTYPDSLRPVLNQAKQKSPLILPGFRAVENSEDFSGQCSQSECSQLDTKISGMMVTSVGKRESLLTRAAELQQRSSGTPSKPVSVKLDFGSPKPPHKEVLEEEASVDFVFIPPEAKERVLTEHQKEVKRTKRVDIPAMYNNLDASLDTTVFTQYTQSQEESMDKLPTQEQAEAKEIDMTEAKDLKDKASYVIDDQKVQDNINPDLAAQEKATIYRKENQTTEVLFSLDVTASDAGVHQDSESQSPNVSSSSDMISGTPPKPSSRRQSFITLEKYGEDRPTNSASVTKFTGPLSRTSFSQEPQKSQIDSNLPSPSYSQPETGKEVSKESAANITEDSTNKSDGLEIEAELSSVATCPSEGTEDDVIPDTQNPELTEVADPDKSLDKSSVEVNTEIASPGRKSEVFVASQDSSPVEPRRSGRRRSRPVLPGEVSDQDSKGKKKLSVNASALNDAQKPAPVKNNLPTRTRRSRVHEENKSESVKLQNLEQKDERRDSLVPSLAITNSSRGRKSRSKAITQTEQSPLSSSDDKEESPLNQSHSQSHGRPVRRTRLSNANADVSDKTHRVENSQEDSPVSVSKHMDSSASDADSQSPARPRRARRSEAAEAQNKEKPGLRNEQVCDPGHAQTPTTTKVKSGRRKKANEENSECSQVNDLSELQDNSQGRGKYRTRRSSQALLASGENSESDASDTRDGQKPKRARGYKSPEITPSAVINENAHVDVLGKEDEGSISVPMEVPKNDPEACLVVGPLMDILNIIESADKVEAPVAEIQANEHYTSDVKSADDEQQSDSKIQMDSDKEESVNTVLEERTVVNEALPSSQNSLQSDSKKQMDSDKEESVNTVLEERTVVNEALPSSQNSLQSDSKKQMDSDKEESVNTVLEERTVVNEALPSSQNSLQLAQNVEVKSLKPRKCPHSKRSRWRRQSTNCKCLQAGSTPSKEECSNSQDVQNITENMVQLESSSLPPEAVLNSITSVLPEKESVVLQDNCPTVANAQSSSSSLPIFTEAEVPAVSLVEKPNESISQSSDVIDAREAEECSKDTIDDAENKHEETEQDKNVSKDKSTQEQPEEDPGAPEVSPSPSQSVEDKPMYQEQSESPVSQEEIVHSGEETEMPEKEELVPELEGAITALPEGTELDRFPQEEGDDGEATQIDNDLQPETALHCEASVPLQTALSEACLDSPPKEKSSDSLCGNTEVRQSPSNSVTRGVWSPSASPSTSILKKGLKRQCEEDTPSPLIKSRRVSFANPIYQQELADDIDRRSPVIRTSSPKSKAVGQPKYITTPTKGLLSLSPRNLRTPGYKSSKKCLISEMSQEPRPIPKDCVYPALVCCSTPVEAVLPQISSAMWPRGFGQLVRARNIKTVGDLSALSPNEIKLLPIRSPKVSNLKKALKTYYEQQRKGRPDDLKSFDVMEKMTSEPEETPAAPNEEDQMSGDGQEILSSEMPSTVEQKQEEPMPVDLLSDVAALGSRLTHDELSRCSPMELGLMHEQLSGMMRSIVDHLQSRLVSNLEDSLS
- the rif1 gene encoding telomere-associated protein RIF1 isoform X2, with protein sequence MMATVPMSSSSLLPLLGTLEDIAAGVSEQTDAYLTIANRLSGEDGRQFFPLIVKHFSRLGKAFQTHISSENEELRQAALQALGFCVFSTHIVSGIPANFAEEILLTLCALVLKSTDKNTCTRALWVISKQNFSAEVVAKKTPEILKTLEALQTKDIQSVLTDHESLNVVIKLLEQAPVQMGEGAVLWIKLIVPLVVHSASKVRLRAAAALEMGMPLLLQKQQEVAAIVEPMMSSKLIPEMQKLFSTKNESNVLKLWPLFVKLLGKLLHKGGAFINSLLYLEELGFRSSSPSIKKIAFLAWKSLIDNFALNPDILCSSKRLKLLMQPLSSILVRTEALLLTKLEVWWYLVVKLGPNLSANFEQVGVPLLLSTLPPDASSVSPATPARNTSHSNGIGLVTPKPGGPSCSSPGASSHLSLNSSVSTPLSYASIQLLGLEMLLHYFLGSQASAAAAKNNLQLSLEPLTHNLLTSHSFFSKHSSTLISAVRDGFISVGKDAPEALLRLIWTSLVGHVNTTIEAAGNKKERQGSEVLTLLLQALQSIVSSEALPAPRALALLEATVKAIPQKVLGSAAYQVANMDVLNGTPALFLILLFYKSSMLSSFVTYEGFFVCLETLVTCGLCGPTSPLAFGESVLGTVSGSVESVENKEHLWRMWSVVVNPLTDTITQTNEVNQGDALEHNFSAIHSALMFPITHLLPGSGLPQMTQKTMLSTWSRLYKAFARCSALVATAEENVCCEELCARISSALDSEALKNLSTLDAVANILMSIIENVDFSPFTPQFQQKMKSPHTPLRWVRKRNKALGNLSTFHALFVQSLEVFITLASSEANSTVLSGIGAMLFSIVSILFTNISLPTVIQESLASLTKPLALLYGPVISSEGQQSKTHTMLAFKLEKLVGDVFGILQTRSAVQYNDELLEILSPLLCVLFQNKSKHIRSVMTQFWNGTFGNALVLTYPDSLRPVLNQAKQKSPLILPGFRAVENSEDFSGQCSSECSQLDTKISGMMVTSVGKRESLLTRAAELQQRSSGTPSKPVSVKLDFGSPKPPHKEVLEEEASVDFVFIPPEAKERVLTEHQKEVKRTKRVDIPAMYNNLDASLDTTVFTQYTQSQEESMDKLPTQEQAEAKEIDMTEAKDLKDKASYVIDDQKVQDNINPDLAAQEKATIYRKENQTTEVLFSLDVTASDAGVHQDSESQSPNVSSSSDMISGTPPKPSSRRQSFITLEKYGEDRPTNSASVTKFTGPLSRTSFSQEPQKSQIDSNLPSPSYSQPETGKEVSKESAANITEDSTNKSDGLEIEAELSSVATCPSEGTEDDVIPDTQNPELTEVADPDKSLDKSSVEVNTEIASPGRKSEVFVASQDSSPVEPRRSGRRRSRPVLPGEVSDQDSKGKKKLSVNASALNDAQKPAPVKNNLPTRTRRSRVHEENKSESVKLQNLEQKDERRDSLVPSLAITNSSRGRKSRSKAITQTEQSPLSSSDDKEESPLNQSHSQSHGRPVRRTRLSNANADVSDKTHRVENSQEDSPVSVSKHMDSSASDADSQSPARPRRARRSEAAEAQNKEKPGLRNEQVCDPGHAQTPTTTKVKSGRRKKANEENSECSQVNDLSELQDNSQGRGKYRTRRSSQALLASGENSESDASDTRDGQKPKRARGYKSPEITPSAVINENAHVDVLGKEDEGSISVPMEVPKNDPEACLVVGPLMDILNIIESADKVEAPVAEIQANEHYTSDVKSADDEQQSDSKIQMDSDKEESVNTVLEERTVVNEALPSSQNSLQSDSKKQMDSDKEESVNTVLEERTVVNEALPSSQNSLQSDSKKQMDSDKEESVNTVLEERTVVNEALPSSQNSLQLAQNVEVKSLKPRKCPHSKRSRWRRQSTNCKCLQAGSTPSKEECSNSQDVQNITENMVQLESSSLPPEAVLNSITSVLPEKESVVLQDNCPTVANAQSSSSSLPIFTEAEVPAVSLVEKPNESISQSSDVIDAREAEECSKDTIDDAENKHEETEQDKNVSKDKSTQEQPEEDPGAPEVSPSPSQSVEDKPMYQEQSESPVSQEEIVHSGEETEMPEKEELVPELEGAITALPEGTELDRFPQEEGDDGEATQIDNDLQPETALHCEASVPLQTALSEACLDSPPKEKSSDSLCGNTEVRQSPSNSVTRGVWSPSASPSTSILKKGLKRQCEEDTPSPLIKSRRVSFANPIYQQELADDIDRRSPVIRTSSPKSKAVGQPKYITTPTKGLLSLSPRNLRTPGYKSSKKCLISEMSQEPRPIPKDCVYPALVCCSTPVEAVLPQISSAMWPRGFGQLVRARNIKTVGDLSALSPNEIKLLPIRSPKVSNLKKALKTYYEQQRKGRPDDLKSFDVMEKMTSEPEETPAAPNEEDQMSGDGQEILSSEMPSTVEQKQEEPMPVDLLSDVAALGSRLTHDELSRCSPMELGLMHEQLSGMMRSIVDHLQSRLVSNLEDSLS